One genomic segment of Suncus etruscus isolate mSunEtr1 chromosome 15, mSunEtr1.pri.cur, whole genome shotgun sequence includes these proteins:
- the DDIT4 gene encoding DNA damage-inducible transcript 4 protein: MSSLWDRFSSSSSSSSSSSSSASPASPLSGAPSPQQPRPRSAWGSAAREEGLGRCGSLESSDCESLDSSGFGPEEDSAYLDGESLPDFDLLSDPEDEHLCASLLQLLQESLGQARLGSRRPVRLLMPGQLVSQVGKELLSLAYSEPCGLRGALLDICVEQGKSCHSLGQLALEPSLVPTFQLTLVLRLDSRFWPKIQGLFSAANSPFVPGFSQSLTLSTGFRVIKKKLYSSEQMLIEEC; encoded by the exons ATGTCTAGCCTTTGGGATCGCTTCTCGTCGtcgtcctcctcctcttcttcctcctcctcctccgcttcTCCGGCTTCGCCCCTGTCCGGAGCTCCCAGCCCCCAGCAGCCGCGGCCGCGCTCCGCCTGGGGTTCGGCGGCCCGAGAGGAGGGCCTGGGCCGCTGCGGGAGCCTCGAGAGCTCCGACTGCGAGTCCCTGGACAGCAGCGGATTCGGGCCGGAGGAAG ACTCTGCATACCTAGACGGCGAATCCCTGCCCGACTTCGACCTGCTCAGCGACCCCGAGGACGAGCACCTTTGTGCCAGCCTGCTGCAGCTGCTGCAGGAGAGCCTGGGCCAGGCACGGTTGGGCTCGCGCCGGCCTGTGCGCCTGCTGATGCCCGGCCAGCTGGTGAGCCAGGTGGGCAAGGAACTGCTGAGCCTGGCCTACAGCGAGCCGTGCGGCCTGCGCGGGGCGCTGCTGGACATCTGCGTGGAGCAGGGCAAGAGCTGCCACAGCCTGGGCCAGCTGGCCCTGGAGCCCAGCCTGGTGCCCACCTTCCAGCTGACCCTCGTGCTGCGCCTGGATTCGCGCTTCTGGCCCAAGATCCAGGGACTGTTCAGCGCCGCCAACTCCCCCTTCGTGCCGGGCTTCAGCCAGTCCCTGACGCTCAGCACCGGCTTCCGAGTCATCAAGAAGAAGCTGTACAGCTCGGAGCAGATGCTCATCGAAGAGTGTTGA
- the LOC126030977 gene encoding LOW QUALITY PROTEIN: 60S ribosomal protein L36a-like (The sequence of the model RefSeq protein was modified relative to this genomic sequence to represent the inferred CDS: inserted 2 bases in 1 codon): MVNVPKTRRTFCKKCGKHQPHKVTQYKKGKDSLYAQGXRRYDRKQSGYGGQTKPIFRKKAKTTKKIVLRLECVEPNCRSKRMLAIKRCKHFELGGDKKRKGQVIQF; encoded by the exons ATGGTGAACGTCCCGAAAACCCGCCGGACATTTTGTAAGAAATGTGGGAAGCATCAGCCCCACAAAGTCACACAGTACAAGAAAGGCAAGGATTCTCTGTATGCCCAGGG GCGCCGTTATGATCGGAAACAGAGTGGCTATGGAGGGCAAACTAAGCCAATTTTCCGGAAAAAGGCAAAAACTACAAAGAAGATTGTGTTGAGGCTTGAGTGTGTTGAGCCCAACTGCAGATCTAAGAGAATGCTGGCCATTAAGAGATGCAAGCATTTTGAACTGGGgggagataaaaagagaaagggacaagtgatccagttttaa